Proteins encoded in a region of the Pseudothermotoga elfii DSM 9442 = NBRC 107921 genome:
- a CDS encoding ABC transporter ATP-binding protein, with protein MERKGARTKAITLREVNKSIGGKHILKNVSFDIFMNEILALIGPNGAGKTTLLKVIASFLIPDRGKVLIDSVNIVEKPSFAVEKVSISTGYERSFYYRLSVEENLKFFGMLNDLLGKTLKRETEKVMKELGLLECRKKRYMELSTGYKKRVDVARALMKKASIYIFDEPCSGVDLRTRLKIHEIMKRLKESGKIVIFASHDLEDLKIADRVIVLKKGEKVLEFSPKKEDLAAVLRGVLEIQAFPED; from the coding sequence ATGGAAAGGAAAGGTGCTCGCACCAAAGCCATTACTCTCAGAGAAGTTAACAAGAGCATAGGCGGAAAGCACATTTTGAAGAATGTTTCCTTCGACATTTTCATGAACGAAATCCTCGCACTGATAGGTCCCAACGGGGCGGGAAAGACGACACTTTTGAAGGTTATAGCCTCCTTTCTCATTCCTGATAGAGGGAAGGTTCTCATAGACAGTGTGAACATCGTGGAAAAACCTTCCTTTGCAGTAGAAAAGGTCAGCATATCAACCGGGTATGAGAGGAGCTTCTACTACAGGTTGAGTGTGGAAGAGAATCTGAAGTTTTTTGGTATGTTGAATGACCTTCTTGGAAAAACGTTGAAGAGAGAAACAGAAAAAGTGATGAAGGAACTGGGTCTTCTGGAGTGCAGGAAAAAGAGGTACATGGAACTTTCCACCGGGTACAAAAAAAGAGTTGATGTGGCAAGAGCCCTGATGAAAAAGGCGAGCATATACATCTTCGATGAGCCGTGCAGTGGAGTTGATCTCAGAACGAGATTGAAGATACACGAGATCATGAAAAGACTCAAAGAGAGTGGTAAAATCGTCATCTTTGCAAGTCATGACCTGGAGGATTTAAAGATCGCAGACAGGGTGATCGTTTTGAAAAAGGGCGAAAAAGTTCTCGAATTTTCTCCAAAAAAGGAAGATTTAGCGGCAGTGTTGAGAGGTGTTTTGGAGATACAGGCATTTCCGGAGGATTGA
- a CDS encoding ATP-binding cassette domain-containing protein: MKSSTKRQILRLLKEHFLHLFFAFLLLVCATGMTIPIPLLSKNIINSILAKSISDNLFKIQVMLLLVVSLSKEFLTYASYYIFESRMRLFSASLRKTIFEVAQNNFNQVFSLEMGRLFTYISSDTERIQNFFYPTFVFFMKDLLTFSFALTIGLFLNPLAIAVSTFPLLAFFVLAHYVNPRVRSLTHKTLELQTEFVSRLKEYIQGIEMFRVFLKQKFSIAKFKEFNDEYTKSDIRRIKSIVLFNVPLAILFNSGYIIVIIMGVYQMKIGLMQAGGLVAVLMVINYIYDSARNFWDFNIHRQEIKVVYKRLSEILEAPFGGRSYTTFKLQQLDRKIESLRVHIPSFSYKNSSLLLENFKLYAKKGEIVGLFGKSGIGKSTAIKIILGLLGIEKNYVFVNDIPLSEIEIDSYYCRVGYLPQHSIFFKGTVRENILLGENKPLDEELLEFLDDLSLEKEVEEVGRNLSGGERQRIAIVRTFAQDNKDLYLLDEPTTYLDEMKIRALEELIQRKSGESIILIVSHSRDFLENLCDGIVEFS; encoded by the coding sequence ATGAAAAGCTCGACTAAAAGGCAGATATTGAGGCTTCTTAAAGAACACTTTTTACACTTGTTTTTTGCCTTTTTGCTGCTTGTTTGTGCAACGGGGATGACTATCCCCATTCCGTTGCTTTCGAAAAATATCATCAACTCTATACTGGCTAAGAGTATTTCAGACAATCTGTTCAAAATCCAAGTAATGCTACTTCTAGTGGTAAGCCTGTCAAAAGAATTTCTAACATACGCTTCATATTACATCTTTGAAAGTAGAATGAGACTTTTCTCTGCATCACTTAGGAAAACAATATTTGAGGTGGCTCAGAACAACTTTAACCAGGTTTTTTCCTTAGAGATGGGTAGATTGTTCACCTACATCAGTTCGGATACGGAAAGAATTCAAAATTTTTTCTATCCAACTTTCGTATTTTTCATGAAAGACTTACTCACGTTTTCATTCGCTTTAACCATCGGTCTTTTCCTAAATCCTTTGGCGATTGCGGTATCGACCTTTCCTCTGCTGGCTTTTTTTGTCTTAGCTCACTATGTGAATCCCAGGGTTAGAAGTTTAACACACAAAACTCTCGAATTGCAGACAGAATTCGTAAGCAGGCTTAAGGAATACATCCAGGGTATAGAAATGTTCCGGGTGTTTTTGAAGCAAAAATTTTCGATAGCAAAATTCAAGGAATTCAATGACGAGTACACAAAAAGTGATATCAGGCGAATAAAGTCAATCGTTCTATTCAACGTTCCTCTTGCTATATTGTTCAACAGTGGATACATAATAGTAATCATCATGGGAGTTTATCAAATGAAAATAGGCCTCATGCAAGCTGGTGGTTTGGTGGCAGTGTTGATGGTAATAAACTACATCTACGACTCTGCCAGGAACTTTTGGGATTTCAACATACACCGCCAAGAGATAAAAGTTGTTTACAAAAGACTTTCGGAAATTTTAGAAGCGCCATTTGGAGGAAGATCCTATACCACTTTCAAACTGCAACAATTAGACAGAAAGATCGAGTCTTTGAGGGTACACATACCGAGTTTTTCTTACAAGAACTCTTCCCTGCTGCTTGAAAATTTCAAACTGTATGCCAAAAAGGGTGAAATCGTTGGACTTTTCGGAAAGAGTGGGATAGGAAAGAGCACAGCAATAAAGATCATTCTTGGACTCTTAGGTATAGAAAAAAACTATGTTTTCGTCAACGACATACCATTGAGTGAAATTGAAATAGACTCGTATTATTGCAGGGTCGGCTATCTTCCTCAGCATTCGATCTTTTTCAAGGGAACAGTTAGAGAAAACATACTCCTTGGGGAAAATAAACCTCTTGATGAGGAACTGTTGGAGTTTCTGGATGATCTCTCACTCGAAAAAGAAGTGGAGGAAGTTGGGCGCAACCTTTCCGGGGGAGAACGCCAGAGAATAGCGATAGTAAGGACATTTGCACAGGATAATAAAGATCTGTATCTTTTAGATGAACCAACAACTTATTTGGATGAAATGAAAATCCGAGCATTAGAGGAACTGATACAACGCAAATCAGGTGAGTCTATAATTTTAATCGTTTCGCATTCCCGGGATTTCCTGGAGAATTTATGTGATGGCATTGTGGAATTCTCTTAA
- a CDS encoding radical SAM/SPASM domain-containing protein: MQRFFKDIKSDYCLCFDSDTLRWIIVDKRSALKCKNSNQDLIKVFEDKKPNEKEMKNLKGNTFPNFIGISILPTFNCNLQCIHCFYESKPDENYQMLNKEYIPLIIDLINRYNIENVTIGGGEPLTWPHLRNLLTEILEKTNAKIFLLTNGLLLDKIEDILTTPRFNVQISLDAVHENTYQKVRGGNFRKLLKNVAKLKNAKTDIALSYTLHSYNKDEVIKFIKYSEKIGINFIHFPIIENYGRAKINQLIPFREELIDLYQFLVYYSLHYNKVKIYFVEEIKFRLLNQLKRYNCSALYNQLSLGPDGYLYPCSELINDKFKICHITESEKLRDYIHLFRSQTGFGSPIVQKICPNCPIKYLCGGGCRAVDLLSGKNYFEAQADSLTCDIFLKSVFTILWELANYKLDPKVPINLLYSNKVLKLVKEHEKLD, translated from the coding sequence ATGCAGCGGTTTTTTAAGGATATAAAAAGTGATTATTGCTTATGTTTTGACTCAGACACTCTCAGATGGATAATTGTCGACAAAAGGTCGGCTTTAAAATGCAAAAACAGCAATCAGGATTTGATTAAAGTTTTCGAGGACAAAAAGCCAAATGAAAAAGAGATGAAAAATCTAAAGGGTAATACATTCCCCAACTTCATTGGGATATCAATACTCCCAACATTTAATTGCAATTTGCAGTGTATTCATTGCTTCTATGAATCAAAACCGGACGAAAACTATCAGATGCTCAATAAAGAATATATTCCTTTAATCATCGATCTTATCAATCGATACAATATTGAGAATGTAACAATAGGTGGGGGTGAGCCCCTAACTTGGCCGCATTTAAGAAATTTATTAACAGAGATATTAGAAAAAACAAATGCAAAAATTTTCTTATTAACCAACGGACTTTTATTAGATAAAATAGAAGACATATTGACGACTCCGCGGTTTAACGTACAAATTAGCCTTGATGCGGTGCATGAAAATACTTATCAAAAAGTACGTGGTGGAAATTTTCGAAAATTACTCAAAAATGTAGCCAAACTGAAAAATGCGAAGACTGATATTGCTCTAAGTTACACATTACATTCTTATAACAAAGACGAGGTTATAAAGTTCATAAAATATAGTGAAAAAATAGGTATTAACTTTATTCACTTTCCAATTATTGAAAATTATGGAAGAGCAAAAATTAATCAATTGATCCCTTTTCGTGAGGAATTAATTGATTTATATCAGTTCTTAGTTTATTACTCACTTCATTATAATAAAGTTAAAATCTATTTTGTTGAGGAGATTAAGTTTAGATTACTCAATCAACTTAAGAGATACAACTGCTCCGCGCTTTACAATCAACTGTCTCTTGGACCGGATGGTTATTTGTATCCGTGCAGCGAATTAATAAATGATAAATTTAAAATCTGCCATATTACAGAATCGGAGAAACTAAGGGATTATATTCATCTGTTTCGAAGTCAAACAGGTTTTGGGTCGCCTATCGTTCAAAAAATTTGCCCAAATTGTCCTATAAAATATTTATGTGGTGGTGGATGTAGGGCAGTTGACTTACTTTCCGGAAAAAATTACTTCGAAGCACAAGCTGACAGTTTGACTTGTGATATATTTTTAAAAAGCGTTTTCACTATTTTATGGGAGCTCGCCAATTATAAACTCGATCCAAAAGTCCCGATAAACTTGCTTTATTCCAACAAAGTGTTAAAGTTGGTGAAAGAACATGAAAAGCTCGACTAA
- a CDS encoding MFS transporter, producing the protein MKIDEVVEKYVDRKTQRKFLLLTSIAWMFDAAGVMLVSFVLVPVIREWGLSSTQGASIASITFLGMLVGALLAGFIADLFGRKISNLLFFLCTITFTFLSGFTHSLRSLLTLRAFSGFGYGGLMPSFNTYLSEFTGFKIRGRYLVLLESSWAVGSILIGLFAVFVLPNWRWIFWIFAAGYLFVPVFAKMSETPKYSFLKGGKEALEKAIGSKICEDIELSKREKTFIFSLFKKDHLKDTVVVWGAWFVVSFVYYALFTWAPKIFSSQGISVVKSSWFTFYMMLSQLPGYLSAAYFIEKWGRKVSLGVYFIGTGISTILWASVSGDISLLISALVLSFFCLGVWGLVYAYTPELYPTFLRGTGNGAAGVWARIAGIIAPYYTGFMMEKGKNLAQILGWICVIAILTGIAVLVFGRETRGKYLD; encoded by the coding sequence ATGAAGATAGACGAAGTGGTTGAGAAATATGTTGACAGGAAAACCCAGAGAAAATTTCTGCTACTCACATCGATTGCATGGATGTTCGACGCGGCAGGTGTGATGCTTGTATCTTTCGTTCTTGTTCCTGTTATAAGAGAATGGGGACTTTCTTCCACACAGGGTGCATCGATTGCCAGCATTACGTTTCTTGGCATGCTGGTGGGAGCCCTTCTGGCAGGATTTATAGCAGATCTGTTTGGAAGAAAGATCTCGAATTTGTTGTTTTTTCTCTGTACGATCACCTTCACTTTTTTATCTGGATTCACACATTCACTCCGCTCACTTCTAACCCTGAGGGCATTTTCAGGATTTGGCTATGGTGGGTTGATGCCTTCTTTCAATACGTATCTTTCTGAGTTCACAGGTTTCAAAATTAGAGGAAGATATCTGGTTCTTCTGGAATCCAGCTGGGCTGTTGGGAGTATATTGATTGGATTATTTGCTGTTTTTGTTCTTCCAAACTGGCGATGGATTTTCTGGATATTTGCCGCGGGATATCTTTTTGTTCCGGTGTTTGCCAAAATGAGCGAGACCCCAAAGTATTCTTTTCTTAAAGGTGGTAAAGAGGCTCTTGAAAAGGCAATAGGTTCAAAGATATGTGAAGATATTGAATTATCAAAGAGAGAAAAAACCTTTATTTTTTCTCTTTTCAAAAAAGATCATCTCAAAGACACTGTTGTTGTATGGGGCGCGTGGTTTGTGGTAAGTTTTGTTTATTATGCTCTGTTCACCTGGGCGCCAAAGATATTTTCTTCTCAGGGAATCAGTGTTGTTAAATCTTCGTGGTTTACTTTCTATATGATGCTATCGCAACTTCCAGGCTATCTTTCAGCCGCGTACTTTATAGAAAAATGGGGAAGGAAGGTGTCGCTTGGAGTTTATTTTATTGGGACTGGTATCTCCACCATATTGTGGGCAAGCGTTAGTGGAGACATCTCGCTTTTGATATCGGCCCTGGTGCTCTCTTTTTTCTGCTTGGGAGTATGGGGACTGGTCTATGCATATACTCCAGAATTGTACCCCACCTTTCTCAGAGGAACGGGAAATGGTGCGGCTGGCGTATGGGCACGAATAGCTGGAATTATAGCTCCTTATTACACAGGTTTTATGATGGAAAAGGGAAAGAATCTTGCACAGATATTAGGATGGATCTGTGTGATAGCAATACTAACAGGGATTGCTGTGCTGGTTTTTGGAAGAGAGACAAGGGGAAAATATCTGGATTAG
- a CDS encoding transcription repressor NadR, protein MSMKEFREERLKKVIQILERSQEPISGSRLAQDLGVSRQVIVQDIAYLKSIGYDFISTPRGYVLSKGRSKISKLVAVKHGTDEIMEELMCVVKNGGRVVDVIVEHPIYGEIRGMVDVSSEEDVIKFVNLMKMTKTEPLLALSEGVHLHTIETHDRESLEKILHELRKKGFLIEEE, encoded by the coding sequence ATCAGTATGAAAGAATTCAGAGAAGAGAGATTGAAAAAGGTTATACAAATCCTTGAGAGATCTCAAGAACCTATCAGCGGATCGAGGCTGGCACAGGATCTTGGTGTAAGCCGGCAGGTAATTGTTCAAGATATCGCATATTTGAAGAGCATTGGGTATGATTTCATCTCAACTCCACGGGGTTATGTGCTTTCAAAAGGAAGGTCTAAGATTTCGAAATTAGTGGCTGTGAAACACGGTACTGATGAGATAATGGAAGAACTTATGTGCGTAGTGAAAAATGGTGGAAGAGTTGTTGATGTTATTGTGGAGCACCCAATTTATGGAGAAATACGGGGAATGGTTGATGTTTCATCTGAAGAAGATGTTATAAAGTTTGTGAATCTTATGAAGATGACGAAAACCGAACCATTACTGGCTTTGTCTGAAGGGGTGCATCTTCACACTATTGAGACTCACGACAGAGAATCTCTGGAAAAGATATTACATGAGCTCAGAAAAAAAGGTTTCTTGATAGAGGAGGAATAA
- a CDS encoding EAL domain-containing protein → MGRFLPKFPTSRKKVIVFVPHSDYLNYLLHKFNDIFKHDVEIDLMDDYLSFEMEFDKFIDLALSSQEFTQIELEEITLLPLDVGETFTLRCLKNSRTFQYWIDLRRSDVLDFVLQNESLTTFFQPVVNYKTGKVVCYECLSRGIDQNGELIAPALLFDLAKRLDVLLELSKLAIVKALKVSKQKNITQPVSINFPPSILLDPDFVYKTISDELEKLKMRPEQVILELTESEKEIKEFEKFVLESLKKRGIKIAIDDFGNGFSSLERLANLKPDIIKIDMGLVRDIQKDRLKRYMVEALVSMAKKSDIQVIAEGVETKEECKTLFALGVDLMQGYLFAKPGPEPLREIDQNFSK, encoded by the coding sequence ATGGGCAGATTTTTACCGAAGTTTCCCACTTCAAGAAAGAAAGTAATTGTGTTTGTACCACATTCAGATTATCTTAATTACTTACTTCATAAATTCAACGATATCTTCAAGCACGATGTGGAAATAGATTTAATGGATGATTATCTTTCTTTCGAGATGGAGTTCGATAAATTCATAGATCTTGCATTGTCTTCACAAGAATTCACACAAATCGAGCTGGAGGAAATAACACTCTTACCACTCGATGTTGGAGAAACCTTTACTTTGCGTTGCTTAAAAAATTCACGAACATTTCAGTACTGGATAGATCTTCGAAGATCGGATGTGCTCGATTTTGTCCTTCAAAATGAATCTCTCACAACCTTTTTTCAACCTGTTGTGAATTACAAAACTGGCAAGGTTGTTTGCTACGAATGTCTCTCAAGAGGAATCGATCAAAATGGTGAACTGATAGCCCCGGCTTTACTTTTTGATCTGGCAAAAAGATTAGATGTACTTCTCGAGCTTAGCAAATTAGCAATAGTAAAAGCTTTGAAGGTCTCTAAGCAAAAAAACATTACTCAACCAGTAAGTATAAACTTTCCACCAAGTATTTTGCTCGATCCTGATTTTGTATATAAAACAATTTCAGATGAATTAGAAAAACTCAAAATGAGACCCGAGCAGGTTATTTTAGAATTAACAGAAAGCGAAAAAGAAATCAAGGAATTTGAGAAGTTTGTCCTTGAATCTCTGAAAAAAAGGGGTATAAAAATTGCCATCGATGATTTTGGAAATGGGTTTTCATCTCTCGAAAGGCTTGCAAATTTAAAACCAGATATAATAAAAATAGACATGGGACTTGTGAGAGATATCCAGAAAGATCGCTTGAAACGTTATATGGTTGAAGCTCTGGTTTCAATGGCAAAAAAATCAGATATTCAAGTAATTGCCGAAGGGGTTGAAACAAAAGAAGAATGTAAAACCCTGTTTGCGCTTGGTGTGGATTTGATGCAGGGATACTTGTTTGCAAAACCTGGCCCGGAGCCGTTGAGAGAAATTGATCAGAATTTTTCGAAGTGA
- a CDS encoding ROK family transcriptional regulator — protein MKLTRDILKDHNEKIVLRTIRQMGEVSRTTISKKTGLSIASITNITSRLLEANLIKENRYGKSKGGRRPVLLGINEKHSWAIGVKVGYLYLYFVVTDLLGTPVLEQKIPLNTASYNAVVEKIADFVNTIVKIPEYVDRKFLGIGVAVSGSVDSEHGIVKSSYILEWGNVPIGPVLEERIKAPVLVYNDVDSFAVAHYTIGRAKKYKNCIFITLGSGVGGAMILGGKLYTGRGGAGEIGHMTVICDGKKCSCGSYGCLEAEISFNALVDRIKKKTNIESLKNRSCLTTEDEAIHYIHKALQIDREAVIEAFDEISVLLGVAIKNMINIFAPDYVLIGGEALEFRDLFLKKAILIARENSFGDLGDDVVIDIDDMGEVAWVQGVILNLIEKEVFQVDGRGNTYEV, from the coding sequence ATGAAACTCACCAGAGACATCCTCAAAGATCACAACGAAAAAATCGTTCTCAGAACAATAAGACAAATGGGGGAAGTAAGCAGAACTACAATAAGTAAAAAAACAGGCTTAAGCATTGCTTCTATTACAAACATCACTTCTCGATTGCTTGAAGCAAATCTCATAAAAGAGAATCGCTATGGCAAATCGAAAGGCGGACGACGCCCCGTACTCCTTGGAATAAATGAAAAACATAGCTGGGCTATAGGTGTAAAGGTTGGGTATCTGTATCTGTATTTTGTTGTTACAGACCTCCTTGGTACTCCTGTTTTGGAACAAAAAATACCGTTAAATACCGCTTCGTACAATGCAGTTGTAGAAAAAATTGCAGACTTTGTAAACACCATCGTGAAAATTCCTGAATATGTTGATAGAAAATTTCTCGGAATAGGCGTTGCTGTATCTGGTTCTGTTGACAGTGAGCATGGTATAGTCAAAAGCTCATACATTCTTGAATGGGGAAACGTTCCAATAGGTCCCGTGCTCGAAGAAAGGATCAAAGCTCCCGTTCTTGTATACAATGATGTTGATTCTTTTGCCGTAGCACACTACACGATTGGAAGAGCAAAAAAATACAAAAACTGTATTTTCATTACTTTGGGGAGCGGTGTTGGCGGAGCAATGATCCTTGGTGGAAAACTTTATACCGGAAGGGGGGGAGCAGGAGAAATTGGTCATATGACAGTTATTTGTGATGGTAAGAAATGTTCATGCGGCAGTTATGGATGCCTGGAAGCGGAAATCTCGTTCAATGCTCTGGTTGATCGCATCAAAAAGAAAACGAATATAGAATCTCTTAAAAATCGTTCTTGCCTGACTACAGAAGATGAAGCTATACACTATATTCATAAAGCATTACAGATTGATCGGGAAGCGGTGATAGAAGCTTTTGATGAAATTAGTGTACTTCTTGGTGTTGCCATTAAGAACATGATAAACATTTTTGCGCCAGATTATGTACTCATTGGTGGAGAAGCCTTGGAATTCAGAGATCTTTTTTTGAAGAAAGCTATTCTGATAGCTCGAGAAAATTCATTCGGAGATCTTGGAGATGATGTCGTAATTGATATCGATGACATGGGGGAAGTGGCATGGGTTCAGGGAGTAATTCTAAACCTTATTGAAAAAGAGGTATTCCAGGTTGACGGAAGGGGGAACACTTATGAGGTTTAA
- a CDS encoding carbohydrate ABC transporter permease, with the protein MKKRSTRKKIIGTFFVLPGLISYFGWTIYPIIKSFSMSFYKWNINPDIPPVFVGIENYRKLFQDDLFWSALKNTIIYVLVTVPGQIVLGLLIAILLNRNIKGKTVFRLLYYLPVVTSWVIVSAVFQYLFATRGGVVNFLLKDVLHIISTDIRWFSQPSMAMIPVYTLGIWKGIGWSMLIFLAGLQAIPRQYYEAARVDGAGAWTTFRRITLPLLKPTFVFELVMLTIGGFNVFLSVYVMTGGGPRNATQVLSTYMFKQAFQYFHFGYGAAISVVFFILVFSIAQLQRILFKRD; encoded by the coding sequence ATGAAAAAAAGAAGCACCCGAAAAAAAATCATAGGAACCTTTTTTGTCCTACCAGGACTTATTTCGTACTTTGGTTGGACCATTTATCCCATTATCAAATCTTTTTCAATGAGTTTTTACAAATGGAATATAAATCCCGATATACCCCCAGTTTTTGTAGGCATTGAGAACTATAGAAAATTGTTTCAAGATGATTTGTTCTGGTCGGCATTGAAAAATACCATTATATATGTTCTTGTTACTGTCCCAGGACAGATTGTCCTTGGTCTTTTGATAGCAATACTTCTAAACAGAAATATTAAGGGTAAAACGGTTTTTAGACTTTTGTATTATCTTCCTGTTGTTACTTCCTGGGTTATAGTATCCGCTGTTTTCCAATATTTGTTTGCAACAAGAGGTGGAGTTGTGAATTTCTTGCTGAAAGATGTGCTGCATATTATATCAACAGACATCAGGTGGTTCTCACAACCATCTATGGCTATGATACCTGTTTACACCTTGGGGATATGGAAAGGAATAGGCTGGTCGATGTTAATTTTTCTGGCAGGACTTCAAGCTATTCCACGACAATATTACGAAGCTGCACGTGTTGATGGTGCAGGTGCTTGGACCACTTTTCGGCGAATCACCCTCCCTTTATTAAAACCAACATTTGTCTTTGAACTTGTAATGTTGACCATAGGTGGATTTAACGTATTTTTGTCGGTTTATGTCATGACGGGTGGCGGGCCAAGAAATGCAACGCAGGTATTATCAACATATATGTTCAAACAAGCATTTCAATATTTTCACTTTGGTTATGGTGCAGCAATTTCTGTGGTTTTTTTCATATTGGTTTTCTCTATTGCACAACTTCAGCGAATTCTCTTCAAAAGAGATTAA
- a CDS encoding carbohydrate ABC transporter permease: MKKQLMNTFVFAALVVGAMVMIFPFYYMFITSLKQAAYVFTIPPQLIPKPATFENYAFIWKEADFGQYFLNSVMITIPGVLLNVFLSALTAYGFARYRFPLKEMVFSLLIATLSVPGLLLIIPQFQIISKFKFLMDNKLTVILTAGISGIAFNAFFLRGFFEGLPKEIEESAEIDGCNAFQIFWHIVIPMARPAIATLAIMSFLGIWDDYFWPSLILQSKHNWTLPIGIMALKGQHTVRWNLIFAGTMIAVVPVIIIYFLLQKYFVKTVAEGGLKF, from the coding sequence ATGAAAAAGCAACTGATGAATACATTCGTCTTTGCTGCTCTCGTCGTTGGTGCTATGGTTATGATCTTTCCTTTTTATTATATGTTTATAACTTCTCTCAAACAAGCTGCGTATGTTTTCACAATTCCTCCACAACTCATACCAAAGCCGGCAACTTTTGAAAATTATGCCTTCATATGGAAAGAGGCAGATTTTGGACAATATTTTTTAAACAGTGTCATGATAACTATTCCAGGGGTTCTTCTCAACGTTTTTCTCTCAGCATTGACAGCTTATGGATTTGCAAGATACCGATTTCCTTTAAAAGAAATGGTATTCAGCCTGTTAATAGCTACGCTCTCTGTGCCTGGTTTGCTTTTGATAATACCACAATTTCAAATCATCAGTAAATTCAAGTTCCTTATGGATAACAAACTGACAGTTATTTTAACAGCTGGTATTAGTGGAATAGCGTTCAACGCATTTTTCCTCAGAGGGTTTTTCGAAGGATTGCCAAAAGAAATAGAGGAATCTGCTGAAATAGATGGCTGCAACGCATTTCAGATTTTCTGGCATATAGTTATTCCTATGGCTCGCCCGGCTATTGCTACTCTCGCCATAATGTCGTTTCTTGGTATCTGGGATGACTACTTCTGGCCTTCTTTGATTCTACAATCAAAACATAATTGGACTTTGCCCATAGGAATCATGGCTTTGAAAGGCCAGCATACAGTTAGATGGAATCTTATCTTTGCTGGAACTATGATAGCAGTGGTACCTGTGATAATTATATATTTCTTGCTTCAGAAATATTTTGTGAAAACTGTAGCAGAAGGAGGATTGAAATTTTAA